CCCACGGCGGGCACGTTGTGCTGGGCGGGCAGCGCCTGCACGCGGTGGCCGCAGACCTCGTGCACCTCACCCACTTGCAGCGGCTCGAAGCGCAGGAACGGGTGCTCGGGCGAGGGGATGAGCGAAAAATCGGGCCAGATCACGTGGTTGAAGATGTGCTGGCGCAGCGCCGCGATGGTCTCTGGCAGGGCGTGCACCAGCAGGGGGCGGCGCAAGCCGGCGGCCATGGAGTCGATCATCAAGGGCAGTGCGGCGATGTGATCGAGGTGGGCGTGGGTCAGAAAGACGTGCTCGATGCGCAGCATTTCATCGACCGTGAGGTCGCCCACGCCGGTGCCGGCGTCGATCAGGATGCGCTCGTCCAGCAGAAACGAGGTGGTGCGGGCATCGCGGGCGATGGCGCCGGAGCAGCCCAGTACGCGCACTTGCATAGGCTTGGTCAGAGTGAGCGCAACGCTGCCAGCCGCGCCATGAGTTGGCGCGCCAAGGCTTGTTGCATGTCCTGGTACAGCAGCGCTTCTTCGGCTTCTTTGCCCAAGGCCTGGGCTTCGGTGAAGCTGAGCTCGCGCTGCTGCAGCAGCTCGGTGTCGGGGATGAGCTCGCGCCCAGCCAAGGTGCGCAAGCGAAAGCGCAGGCGCTGGCGCAGCTGCAGCTCGCGTACCTGCCCAGCGGCGGTGGTGCCGGCGACGGCGCGCTCGCTCTGGTCCTGGGCGATATCGAGCAGCACCTCGGGCGGCGCACCGCCCGGCGGCAGCGGCTGCGGCACCAAGCTCACGCCGCTGGCCTGCAGTTGCGGGATCAGCAGCCGCGCCACCGGGCTATGCGGCGGGGCGCTCAGCTGCAACCGGCTAAAGGCCAGCGGGGCGGCAGTGCCACGCAGGCGAAAGCCGCAGGCGCTCAGCAGCAGCGGCGCACCGGCCAGCGCAAAGCCCGCCAGCCAGCGGCGGCGGGTGGGTGCGAGTTGAACGCTGGGGCGGTGGGTCATGGGGCAGGATACAAAAGCGGGCGATCCGTTGGGCTAGTCAAAATCAGCAACAGCCCGTTCAGAGTACCACGTTGACCAATCGCCCCGGCACCCACACCACCTTTTTGGGTGCGGCGCCTTGGGACAATTTTTGCACCGCTTCGTGCGCCACCGCGGCGGCTTCGATGGCCGCGCGCTCGGCTTGCGCGCTCACGCGCAGCGCGCCGCGCAGCTTGCCGTTGACTTGCAGCACCAGCTCGATCTCGTCTTGCTCCAGCGCCTTGGGCTCCACCTGCGGCCAAGGGGCGTCGAGCAAATCGCCCAGTTGGGCCGCGTAGCCCAGCTGCTGCCAGAGCGCGTGCGCCAGGTGCGGGGTGGCGGGGTAGAGGCAGCGCAGCAATATCCCCATGCCCTCGGCCAGCGCCAGCCCTAGGCTGGGGTCGGGCGCGGTGCTGGCGGCGCTGGCGCGGCGCTGGTCGGCCAAAGCGGCTTCGAGCGCGTTGCCCAATTTCATGCAGCCCGAGACCACGGTGTTGTACTGCAGGCGCTGGTAGTCGTAGTCGATCTGCTTGAGCAGGCTGTGGACTTCGCGCCGCAGCGCCTTGGCTGCCGGCCCAAAAGCGATGTCCGAGAGCTGCTGCGCGCCGCCAGCGCTGGCCGCAGCGCCAGCCCAGTCGGCCTGCCCGAGCTGCTGCCCCAGCGCCCAGACGCGCTTGAGGAAGCGGTGGCTGCCCTCGACCGCGGCGTCGTTCCACTCCAGCGTGGCCTCGGGCGGGGCGGTGAACATGGTGTAGAGGCGCGCGGTGTCGGCGCCGTATTTTTCGATCAAATCCTGCGGATCGACGCCGTTGTTTTTGGACTTGGACATCGTGCCCACGCCCTCGTAGTCGATGGCCGTGCCGGGCGGCAGGCGGCCGTCGGCGCTGTCGGCGGCATTGAGCAAGCGCGCGCCGACGATCTTGCCGCTGGCGTCGAGCACGTGTTCCACGTCGTGCGGCCAGAAGTAGTCTTTGCCGCCGCGCTGGTTGCGGCGTGAGTAGATGTGGTTGAGCACCATGCCCTGCGTCAGCAAGCGCTTGAAGGGCTCGTCGATCTGCACCAGCCCCAAATCGCGCATGACCTTGGTCCAAAAGCGCGCGTACAGCAGGTGCAAAATGGCGTGCTCGACGCCGCCGATGTACTGGTCCATCGGCATCCAGTACTGCGTGCCCGCGCCCACCATGGCCTGCTCGTTGCCGGGGTCGCAGTAGCGCATGAAGTACCAAGACGAATCGACGAAGGTGTCCATGGTGTCGGTTTCGCGCCGCGCCGGCTTGCCGCAGACCGGGCAGGTCACACCAGCATGAAAATCCGCGTGCTTGAGCAGCGGGTTGCCCGAGCCGTCGGGCACGCAGTCTTCGGGCAGCAGCACCGGCAAGTCGCGCTCGGGCACCGGCACCGCGCCGTGTTCGGGGCAGTGGATGATGGGGATCGGTGTGCCCCAGTAGCGCTGGCGGCTGATGCCCCAGTCGCGTAGGCGCCAGGTGGTTTTTTTGGCGCCTAGGCCGCGCTCGGCCAGCAGCTGCGCCACCTTGTCCACCGCCGCTTGGTAACCCAGCCCGTCGAGCACGCCCGACTGGATGCAGACCAGCCCGTGCTTGTCGGCGTACCAGTCCTGCCAGCGAGTGGGGTCGAAAATTTTCGTGCCCACCAACGAGTCAGCGCTGGGCTGCCCCCCCGGTGAGGAATCGGAACGTGTGACTGACGAACCGGGGGGGCAGCCCGGCGCTGACGGAGCCACGCCAACGCCAACCGCGCCACCCTGCACCCCCACCACCTGCCGAATCGGCAACCCGTACTTGAGCGCAAAAGCAAAGTCGCGCTCATCGTGCGCCGGCACCCCCATCACCGCGCCGTCGCCGTAGCTCATGAGCACGTAATTGCCCACCCACAGCGGCAGCTGCTCACCGGTGAGCGGGTGCTGCACGTGCAGGCCGGTGGCCATGCCGCGCTTTTCTTGCGTCGCCAGTTCGGCCTCGGTGTGGCTGCCGGTGAGGCATTCCTCGATGAACGCCGCCAGCGCTGGGTTGCCCTCAGCGGCTTGGCGCGCCAGCGGGTGCTCGGGTGCCACGGCGCAAAAGGTCACGCCCATGAGGGTGTCGGCGCGGGTGGTGAACACGTACAGACGGCCGTCTAGTATCGGGTTGCCGTCGTGGCCGCAGATGGAGTGCGTGAAGGCAAAGCGCAGCCCTTCGCTCTTGCCGATCCAGTTTTCCTGCATCAGCCGCACCTTGTCCGGCCAGCCCTCCAGCGTGGCTTGAGGGTGGCCCAGCTGCACCTGCTGCAACAACTCGTCGGCATAGGCCGTGATGTTCAGGTAGTAGCCCGGGATCTCGCGCCGCTCCACCGGGGCCCCGG
This sequence is a window from Serpentinimonas maccroryi. Protein-coding genes within it:
- a CDS encoding MBL fold metallo-hydrolase — translated: MQVRVLGCSGAIARDARTTSFLLDERILIDAGTGVGDLTVDEMLRIEHVFLTHAHLDHIAALPLMIDSMAAGLRRPLLVHALPETIAALRQHIFNHVIWPDFSLIPSPEHPFLRFEPLQVGEVHEVCGHRVQALPAQHNVPAVGYAVATPSGNWVFTGDTCSNPAFWRCVNELPLAMLVIECAFSEREHWLALRSQHLSPSLLALELAQLDLGRHPGLRIGLTHTKPAERPQIEADIAALGLAQRYPLIWLESGQRFDF
- the lptE gene encoding LPS assembly lipoprotein LptE: MTHRPSVQLAPTRRRWLAGFALAGAPLLLSACGFRLRGTAAPLAFSRLQLSAPPHSPVARLLIPQLQASGVSLVPQPLPPGGAPPEVLLDIAQDQSERAVAGTTAAGQVRELQLRQRLRFRLRTLAGRELIPDTELLQQRELSFTEAQALGKEAEEALLYQDMQQALARQLMARLAALRSL
- a CDS encoding leucine--tRNA ligase; protein product: MQEKYQPLDVERAAQAHWQARDAYRVHAHALNAQGAPKPKYYACSMLPYPSGKLHMGHVRNYTINDMLARQLRMQGYNVLMPMGWDAFGLPAENAAIKNQVAPARWTYDNIAYMKRQMQALGLAIDWSREVATCSPDYYKWNQWLFLQMLERGIAYRKTQVVNWDPVDQTVLANEQVIDGRGWRTGAPVERREIPGYYLNITAYADELLQQVQLGHPQATLEGWPDKVRLMQENWIGKSEGLRFAFTHSICGHDGNPILDGRLYVFTTRADTLMGVTFCAVAPEHPLARQAAEGNPALAAFIEECLTGSHTEAELATQEKRGMATGLHVQHPLTGEQLPLWVGNYVLMSYGDGAVMGVPAHDERDFAFALKYGLPIRQVVGVQGGAVGVGVAPSAPGCPPGSSVTRSDSSPGGQPSADSLVGTKIFDPTRWQDWYADKHGLVCIQSGVLDGLGYQAAVDKVAQLLAERGLGAKKTTWRLRDWGISRQRYWGTPIPIIHCPEHGAVPVPERDLPVLLPEDCVPDGSGNPLLKHADFHAGVTCPVCGKPARRETDTMDTFVDSSWYFMRYCDPGNEQAMVGAGTQYWMPMDQYIGGVEHAILHLLYARFWTKVMRDLGLVQIDEPFKRLLTQGMVLNHIYSRRNQRGGKDYFWPHDVEHVLDASGKIVGARLLNAADSADGRLPPGTAIDYEGVGTMSKSKNNGVDPQDLIEKYGADTARLYTMFTAPPEATLEWNDAAVEGSHRFLKRVWALGQQLGQADWAGAAASAGGAQQLSDIAFGPAAKALRREVHSLLKQIDYDYQRLQYNTVVSGCMKLGNALEAALADQRRASAASTAPDPSLGLALAEGMGILLRCLYPATPHLAHALWQQLGYAAQLGDLLDAPWPQVEPKALEQDEIELVLQVNGKLRGALRVSAQAERAAIEAAAVAHEAVQKLSQGAAPKKVVWVPGRLVNVVL